TCCTGTTATGGTATTAGAACTTGTTTAAACCAGTTTCGCCAGTCTACTTTAGCTCTCtctaactaaaataatttattcagcCAAAACTAATATTTCATAATactataaacataataaatgcAAAGAACCTTTTGTCtaattcatatattatatatgtcaCCTCAATGATACAATTTAATCTACTGTTAAACATCCTGTCAAACCACTCCTGTTTCTGTTGCTAAAGTTATTTCTCATTTTTATTCTTCTACAACTTGTTGTCCGGGCAACATTTTCttattacagttttaaaaatgtgttctCAAAAATTCACTTTATTGCTCTCTAAACAAGTGCTTAAGTAAATCTAGCTTTCCTATCCgctgtaaaaaagttttacttctTGAAAATCTCTGAAGTTCTTAAAGTGAAGTTCTCAAAGTGAAGGGTCAAAGTCCATTTACACTGTTGCCCAATTAgtcttattatatttatgagtgtttaatttaattaactttttgttgaattaatctttaattaattaatttaataacttaatgaatctttaattaacaagcTTTAAAAATCTTGGGAGAAACCTGTATCAGGGGCGCatctatcatttttttttctttgagatagctaacttctgGGCATAGAGCAAACTCTAaacatgtttatacttatgcCGAATTTGCATGCTTTGCAAAGCATCCTAATTCGACGTTAGTTTAAAGAATCGCAATGATTTTTTGTATCCTTGGTCATCATTTATTACGGAGAGAATTACTTGTTTCATGGCACTTTTACTTCATGCCTGTAGATTCGATGCTCGTTTATAATTTCTCATTTTATTGATCttgaaaaacaataattattctaaatctttttattaaaaactaccAAAGTACCATAAAGtatactagaaaaaaaagttttctactATAATTTCTTACAATTATcttattattcaatataaaaaaattatacaacaataAACCAAAGGTGttgcttaaaaattatttatctattattaattaataatcttTAGTTACATGAACActctttttttacatattacaAGTACATTGTACTTGTTAAATGTTTCGAAATTCTTTATTTGATATTCTTAAAGTTATATGATATCATGGTGTTTAAAACtctataaaatgtataaaaactgataagtttttttaaaattgaatttaaatacaTGTTTTACTCATAGATTCAATGTATAAGAGATATTATAGCTCCACCTATAAGTTTTAAGACATTTTTAGATAACTTACAATACGTTTTAGCTCTATCTCATATgtagaaatattaataaatatgtttttttaaagacaaaaaagtttgcttcaggatttatataaatatatgaaataaatgttggagtttttatttttatgctatttCCAAATATAGAGATTTTATGGTCtgtgtatttattttaacaaatggtAATTTCATTATCACAATGGAAATTTATAATAACACTTGTTAGATTATAAAATTGCAATGATAATATATTAGATTATAAAATTGCAGTGATaataagcagccgtggcgcagtgatgGCACACTTGcatcagaaacaaaggatccgtggttcaaacccagCTTCTGGCAaattttgcgacatcggttgggaaagAGGAGTGAACTTTCAATTGAATGCTCATCCGCGGCGCTCTGTGATAaaaaccgtaaggacttctcggggcacctaaataaaaaaaataaaaatatatatttctataaatatatatatatatataaatatgtatatatatatatatatatatatatatatatatatatatatatatacataattccATAGTGTATGATTGTATTAAcgattgaaaaaaatcttttgattgtCGTATTCTCTTTTAGAGAGATCACCTTAATTAGATCTGCAAATCTCAAAGGCTGGTTGAGTCAGAATTTAATTTTGGTCAGATTTGGTAGCATATTTTTCCCAAAACATATTGCAGTAATTATTTTGTAGgaagtaaattcaaaaaaaaagaacaacaaactttctaaattaaaatacaaataaaatcattCAATAGAGCTAACAGAAGAAGGATGATCAAAAGTTTTATCACTATATCAGATATAATCTTTTAGTTtagatataatataaatatttgttattaatattattgttattgttattttaatttgtaatactAAACACTACTTTTTAATTAagctttttatttctataaatacgtatataaatatgtacctatatatatacatatatatatatatatatatatatatatatatatatatatatatatatatatatatatatatatatatatatatatatatacatatatatatatatatatatatatatatatatatatatatatatatatatatatatatatatatatatatatatatatatatatatatatatatatatatatatatatatagatatatatatatatatatatatatatatatatatatatatacatatatttatttatatatgcatatatatatatatagttaatactTATAAGTTTTCTAAGAAATCATATGataatttctaaagaaataaGGGTATTTCATTTACATACACCACAGATGAGTAATTTCAAACTGATTAACGCAAACTCAACCTCCGTTGGAAAATGTCATTTGCCGATTGCTGATGTTTTACTCGTTCTGGGATATATTGCAGTTATTGTTGTTGGTGTAGTTGGTAATGTTTTAGTAATGATTATTTTccaatttaagttaaaaagagGGGCGATCATtgatttgcttattttttacCTTGCTGTGTTTGACGGGTTAGGTTCATTATTTGGtccatttgtttttctttactgGACTTTAACTTGCAACCAAAGATGGGATTTTGGGTGGTATGGATGTAAAATATTACCACCATTTAGTCGAATAGTTACAAACATATCAACTGGTGTAATACTTATTATGGCAATAGACAGATGTCGGTCAATTGTTTTTCCTTTAAAACAGCGTTTTCGACGTAAAACTATGCACGCTGCTATGTTTGCAACAATTTTAACATCAATTGTTTGGGAAGCATATTACATAAAGGCTCTTCACATAGATAAATATGGAACATGTAATTCTGTTGCCGTTAATGAACCTCTTTATGCTTACCCACTTATTGTAATGGTGACAACCAGAtcactaatttttctttttcttttcattaCGACTACAACAATAATGTATATGAAACTTTACAATGGTGAGAGAatgaaatttcttaaaaatagcTATTTAAAAACgccaaataaaaacaaaaacgttaTGAAAATGTTAGTTATCATGGCAACAGTGTTTGTAGTGTCTGTTTTACCACGTGACATATTGCATTTGTCACACACCATTTCATGGCTTCCTGGTGAAGGAGGAATAAAAAGGTAAGCCTACTTCAATACACACTATATAGTgacattaataacaataataatgattcattttattattatttagaaaaagtatatattttttatatattgttgctaaacagtttgttattattattattactttagtGTTGTTGTTATTAACCATTGGCTCCGGTTACTTCAAATTAGTAATGGAATAtacaatgtatttatttatggaAAAATGTACAATAATTTCTGGAAAACCGTAAAAATAATGTTAGATTGTAATTACGCATCTTGGCAACGTTTAAAAGTAGTATGTCGTACATTGACTCAagataaaatatctttttttttacgaaaaaaagcTAGGAGAATTGCAAAAAGACATTATTGGAGTGCAAAAAAATATGATGCAGctaacattcaagttttttatcagataaacataaaagaattacaataaaaattgattcTTATTGCAAGTATAAAAAGTACGTTCAAAGAAACTTGCACTAGCCAGtaattattgtaatttctttaaaGGAATTACTGCGATTACTTTTAAAGCAATCACTGGCTAGGTATTTTgcactttactttttttattgttttccttttaaaaaaaattctttaatttataatatcaaGACAAAAACAAACTGGAACAATTCAACCAGGTTTAATGTGTCTTTCTATGTGCGTTAACCAAGTATTTAATTCGTAATCTTCATCGTTCTCCAGCATTTACCCGTTTATCAAAGTAGTAATACTTCAtacctatatttttaaaatttgctagAAATTTGCTAGAAGAATTTTCAAGATTATATGAACTAGTTTGTTGATGTCACAATATGATTTAATCCGCACATCAACCTCATTGTGACATACGTTATTAGGAAATTATATTGTTCCAGTGAAATGCCTGTCCGCATATCAATGCCATAATGGCTTATGCTACacaatgcaattttatttttagcaccGCAACCGTGTgctgtaataaatataaagtcgtggtgattttttatttttttaatgatttttaatttaaaacgttgctatttattatatcaaagaggtgtaaaacatttataacttgaAAGAGAGTgtattttagttaattatttatcaatcttatttgtaaaatatctttTGACGACGGTATAACaatcggaaaaaaaaaattttattttatatgtttatttgatatttaactaatataaatttatagatATCTATTtcttattgttaataaaagttttagggAAGGTGTACCATAAATTATAGAAATGGATACAAATGTTTTGctcagttatataaatatttaaataaaacttttatatccGTTTCTATATTGTGGGATGTTCAATTTTTTATCGAGAAAACTATTGAAAAGATAATGTAGTTACTCACGAAACCAATAAGTGACATTTCACTTAAGGTAAAATCACCTATTTTCACTTAAGGTAAAACCACCTATATATGGCCACCACCAAATCCTGGtcacttttcaaaaaagtttatcgCCTGAAATATTGAGTAAGTggctttacaaatttttaaaaatgataatatataaTCCTACTTTTATATTTGGAACCTCAGTTTGTTACATAAGATCAACGCAACGTTATTTTATCTGAATTTGAAAATTACACTAAACTTGTATATACTATGGCAAAAATACATTCCGTGAAAACAAAAAtgcgaaaaatatttttgctgatTTATCTTGCttatgttgttttgttttgttttgtcttgttttgtcttgttttgtcttgttttgtcttgttttgtcttgttttgtcttgttttgtcttgttttgtcttgttttgtcttgttttgtcttgttttgtcttgttttgtcttgttttgtcttttttgtcTTGTTTTGTCTTGTTTTGTCTTGTTATGTCTTGTTTTGTCTTGTTTATCTTGTTTTGTCTTGTTTTGTCTTGTTTTGTCTTGTTTTGTCTTGTTTTGTCTTGTTTAATCACAATCATTAACTTTAACTCAATTGCAATTGGTTTattctagtaaaaaaaatatttttctttgtaacGAAATTAAAATTAGTTCGTTTGGTAGTGTTTATATTGCcactgttgttgtttttgttaatcATAAATAATGACCTAATCATGGCCACACGTCAACCTATTCTTGGTCATGAATCAGGTCtagttatgaaaataaatttataatataaatataaatataaattatataatatataatttatattatataatatataatttatatttatatataatataaatttagctagaataaaaataaaaagttttaattataaagttttaaattataattatcgaatttttattatctacattatttattctatttctattattttcatGTTGGAAAACAGAAAGTAGTAATCACAGAAATATAgcaagtttatgtttttatttatttaagacgTTTGCTAAGTTGATAACAATAAAGAGTTGTGAAGCGTTTCAAAATGTTtagatgttgaaaaaattacatttacaaaattaaaaatttatgcagaACTTATTGTGAtctgaagtttaaaatatttaaatctgaagtttaaaatatttaaaaaaaactatgggCAAGTTAGGAAAATTagcaacaataattttttttttctaatttaagttttgaaattttatcaCTTTGTTAAGAAGTATCAGAAGTTTTTAATCTAATTCGCAGGGCCTTGGAGTCGGGGGAGGGGGCGAGTTGGACAGTTTGTCCCGGGCAGCAGATATCCCAGGGTTGccaaataaaaataaggtacctaaaaaaaaaataaaaaaaggttcttCATCTATAATGTaggaaaattttgataaatatggGTGCCAATCAGGGTTGCTGTCCCAGGCGGCGTAACGGCTCTCGGCGGCCCTTCCCATTCGTAAAACGTAATGGCCAGGAATAAGCTTGCAATGGCCATGTTTTGGCTCTCCGGCAATGATTGGGTGTTTTTTACGCCTTGTTGTGTTTCTGCTAAAACTTGTtaatttattgacaaaaatttgtcataaatcttaagaagttttttaagagtttagaaaattttttttttgaaccgAAGCTATTCGCAATAATATATGACGCAGTTTGAAATCAAGTGGCAAGGAATTGGTGGTTTTACCTTaactacaaaaaagttttttttataaaagcctAATAAggatataaacaatttaatacagCAAATGAATACCTTCTAAACATAAACTTTCCTTTTTTGCAATGGGGTTTCAACTTCCAATAGGGTTTTACTTCCAAGCCATAATCAGCTGAAAGACTGTTACCAACTTCAAGGCATACAGTGAAATCTTCTTCATTTTCAATTATGTTGATCACAGTATTATACTTTCCGAGCTAAAATATTACGGCATAATAGACTTAACACTTAAGTGGATTCAAAGCTACTTAtctaacagaaagcaatttttattactaGAAAAGTCAGGAGCCCTTGATATTACGTGTGGAGTTCCTCAGGGTTCAATTCTAGGtccattattgtttttaatatatattaacgaTATGCTTcccaaaaaatatctataattaTGTATGCTGacaatacaattttattttttaatcatcctGATGAAAGACTTTGTTTGAACTATGAACATTGAACTCAAAAATTTCAACCTCTGGTtcatagcaaataaattatccCTAAATTGCGAAAAAGCTAGCTTTACtctttttcataacaaaaaacaatcaattaatcCGTTAAAGCTGCCTAAACtgtttactaataaaaataaaataaaatgtgaaaaatatacaaacattttttttagtactttttgataaaaatttgtcaTGAAGAAACCATATTGATCTTGAAACAAAGGTGTCCTCTGTAATAGGTGTTTTGTATAAGTCAAGACCTTTTCTCGATAGTCAATCACCTAATATGCATTACTTTTATTGAGAAACTTAACACATTacagatttttaattaa
This genomic interval from Hydra vulgaris chromosome 01, alternate assembly HydraT2T_AEP contains the following:
- the LOC105844540 gene encoding somatostatin receptor type 5 isoform X2; this translates as MIISKEIRVFHLHTPQMSNFKLINANSTSVGKCHLPIADVLLVLGYIAVIVVGVVGNVLVMIIFQFKLKRGAIIDLLIFYLAVFDGLGSLFGPFVFLYWTLTCNQRWDFGWYGCKILPPFSRIVTNISTGVILIMAIDRCRSIVFPLKQRFRRKTMHAAMFATILTSIVWEAYYIKALHIDKYGTCNSVAVNEPLYAYPLIVMVTTRSLIFLFLFITTTTIMYMKLYNGERMKFLKNSYLKTPNKNKNVMKMLVIMATVFVVSVLPRDILHLSHTISWLPGEGGIKSVVVINHWLRLLQISNGIYNVFIYGKMYNNFWKTVKIMLDCNYASWQRLKVVCRTLTQDKISFFLRKKARRIAKRHYWSAKKYDAANIQVFYQINIKELQ